The genomic segment AGCCAACCGCCTGCCCTTCGGGCTGTCCGCCTACGCCTTCACCAGCGATGGCGCCACGGCGGCACGGATCGGGGAGGCACTGGAATCCGGGATGGTCGGGGTCAACCACATGGTCCTCACCACGCCCGAAACCCCGTTCGGCGGGGTCAAGGAGAGCGGCTACGGGTCCGAAGGCGGATCCGAGGGCCTGGACAGCTACCTGGTCACCAAGTTCGTGACCCAGGGTTGAGGCGTAACGAGATGAACGAGACCAAGATTCCCAATTTCCGCGAGCTGGGCGAGATCACCGGCTCCACCGACTCGCGTGACGTGCTTTCGCACGCCACCCGCCAGGCGGCCAAGAACTTCGATGACTACCTGATCGTGGACGTCGACGCCCACGTCTCGGAGGATCATTTCTGGTCCGAGATCATCGACCTGATCGACAACGACGTGCTGCGCCAGATCGGCCAGCAGCAGGTCAAGGGCTTTGCCGGCCCCAATGCGCTGCTCAACATCTCCCCGGGCCTTTCGCTCCAGAGCGTGGGCGGCCGCATCGGCCACCAGGGTCGGCGCGAGCCGGTGCAGGACGACAGCGTCCACCGCTTCATCTCGACGGCGCGCCGCAGCATGGATGCGATGGGGCTCGACTACCAGGTGGTGTTCCCCAGCGCCATGCTGCTGCTGGGCATGCACCCCCAGGACGAGATCGAGGTGGCCCTCGCCAAGGCCTTCAACCGCTGGATGATCGAGCGCATCCTGCCCATCGATACCCGCATGAAGGGCCTGCTCTACCTGCCCTTCAACACGCCCGAGGCCTGCGAGGAACTCGTGGCCCAGTACGGCGCCACCGAAGGCATCATCGGCTTCACCGTCTGCTCGACCCGCAACAAGCCGGTCCACCACGACTGCTACATGCGGCTCTATTCCATGATCCAGGAACTGGGAAAGCCGCTGGCCTTCCACTCGGGCTACCACTGGGGCGATCCCTCCTTCGCCCAGCTCAACCGCTTCCTTTCGATGCATGCGCTCTCGTTCACGCACTACAACCAGATCCACCTCACCAACTGGATCGTGAACGCCATGCCCGAGCGCTTCCCCAAGCTCGACATGCTCTGGGTGGAGAGCGGCCTGGCCTGGATCCCCTTCCTCATGCAGCGCCTCGACCATGAAGTGATGATGCGCCCGAGCGAAGCCCCCGGCCTCAAGCGCCTGCCCAGCGAATACATGCGCGACATGTATTACACCAGCCAGCCGCTCGAACGCGGCAACATGAAGCTGCTCCAGACCACCATGGAAGCCATGAACGCGGAGACGCAGCTGCTCTATTCCTCGGACTGGCCGCACTGGGACTGGGATTCGCCGGCCACCATCGATTCCATTCCGTTCCTCTCCGAGCAGGCCAAGCGCAACATTCTCGGGCTCAACGCCGCGCGCCTCTTCAAGCTCGATACCACCCGCCGCAAGCCGCTGGCCGAAGACGTGCTCGCCACCCGTCCCAAATCCGCTTCCTAGTGAGCCCAGAACATGACGACTACCGATAATGGCGCCGCTTTCGGCGCAGCCTCCGCCACCATCGCCAGGGCCGTCGAGGACATCATCGCCACCCGCGATCTCGATGCGGTCGGCGAGGCCGATATCGCCAACGCCATCGCCGCGCTCGGCAAGCTCTATGCGGCCAAGGTCGAGCGGATGGACAAGGTCTTCCCGCCCGTCACCACCGATGCCCTGACCGCCACCCAGACGGTGATCCTGGTGAGTGAATTGCTGCGCGCCGCAGACCTCAACGTGTTCGACCTGGCCATGTGGTTCCGGAGGGCGTCGTGAGCGCTCCTGACATGACCGCGGGATCGCGCGAAGTGGTGCTCGGGCGCCACGAGGATCTCAAGTCGCGCCAGCGCATTGTCGTCGATGTCGATGGCACGGGCGTCGGCGTCTACTTCGTCGGTGACGAGGTCCGCGCCTATCTCAATATCTGCCCGCACATGGGCGGCCCCGTCTGCCAGGGCAAGATCATGCCGCGCACGCTCGAGCAGGTGGCCGAGAACGGCAAGAGCCTGGGCCTGGGCTTCTCCAAGGACCAACTGCATATCGTCTGCCCCTGGCACGGGTTCGAGTTCGACATGATGACCGGCCGTCACCCGATCAATCCCAACGTCAGGCTCAAGGCCATCCCCGTCCAGGTGCGTGACGGGCAGGTCGTGCTGACCCTGGAGGCCAACCCCTCATGACCGCCTTGCGCCAGACCGATGTCCTCATTGTCGGGGCCGGTCCCGTCGGGCTGACGCTGGGCATGGTCCTGGCCCAGCGCGGCGCCGCCGTCACCATTCTCGAAACCCGCCATCGGGGCGAGCCGCCCAACGTCAAGTGCAACCACGTCTCGGCCCGCTCGATGGAAATCCTGCGGCGCCTGGGCGTCGCCGCCGCCGTGCGCGATGCGGGTCTGCCGGCTGACTATCCCAACGATATCGCCTACCGCACCAGCATGCTGGGCAAGCCCATCACGCGCATCCCCATCCCCTGCCGGCGCGATCGCTTCACGGCGACCGGCGGGCCCGATACCGACTGGCCCACGCCCGAGCCGCCGCACCGGATTAACCAGCTCTTCCTCGAACCGATCCTCTTCGAGCATGCCGCCTCGATGCCCGGCATCACCGTGCTCAACCGCACCGAATACCTCTCCCACCGCCAGTCCGCCGACGGCGTCACCGTCACCGCGCGCGACATGGAGAGCGGCGTCGAATTCGAGATCGAGGCGCAGTATCTGGCCGGCTGCGACGGCAGCCGCTCCCAGGTGCGCCGCGATATCGGTGCCAAGCTCGTGGGCGATGCCGTGGTGCAGCGGGTGCAATCGACCTATCTGCGCGCACCGGACCTCATCGACCGGCTCAACGACGCGCCGGCCTGGGCGAGCTTCTCGCTCAATCCGCGCCGCAGCGGCAATGTCTATGCCATCGACGGCAGGGAAACCTGGCTGGTTCACAACTACTTGCGCGACGACGAGCCCGATTTCGACAGCGTCGACCGCGACTGGTCGATCCGGCAGATCCTGGGCGTGGACGACGACTTCGCCTACGAGGTCCTCTCCAACGAAGACTGGTACGGGCGCCGTCTGGTCGCCGACAGCTTCCGGTCCGGCCGCGTCTTCATCTGCGGCGACGCCGCCCACCTTTGGGTGCCCTATGCGGGCTACGGCATGAATGCCGGCATCGCCGATGCCGAATGCCTGGGCTGGCTGCTGGCGGCGCGCATCGCCGGCTGGGGCGGGGACGCGATCCTGGATGCCTATGCCGCCGAGCGGCAACCGATCACCGAGCAGGTCTCGGTCTTCGCCATGAACCATGCCCACGCCATGGCCAAGGAGCGCCGGGTCATCCCGGCCGACATCGAGGACGACACTGCCCAGGGCGCCAGCGCGCGCGAAACTTTCGGGCGCACGCTCTACGATCTCAACGTCCAGCAATATTGCTGCGGCGGGCTCAATTTCGGCTACTACTACGATGCCTCCCCCATCATCGCCTATGACGGGGAATCCCAGCCTGCCTATTCGATGGCCGGTTTCACGCCCTCGACGGTCCCCGGCTGCCGCACGCCCCATGTGTGGATGGCCGGCCATCGCTCCCTCTACGACGCCATGGGCCCGGACTTCACGCTCCTGCGCCTCGATCCGGGCCGCGACGCCTCCGCGCTTCTCAACGCGGCGCGCCTGCGTGGCATCCCCATGCAACTGCTCGATGTCGAACCCGAGGACCGGGAGCTTTATGGCGAAGCCTTCGTGCTCTCGCGTCCCGACCGCCACGTGGCCTGGCGCGGCGATGCCTGCCCGCAGGACCCCGATGCGCTGCTCGACGTCCTGACCGGCGTCGCGGCGCGATGAGGTCTTCCATGCCCAACCGTTCACCCACCACCCGGAGCGAGAGATGAAGATCATCGATTGCCACGCCCACATGGCGGTGCCGCACCAATTGCCGGCCTACAAGGCCTCGATACTCTCCCATCGCGGCGCCCATGGCCGCAAGGCGCCGCCGGTTTCCAACGAGGCGCTCGAGCAGGCCTTCAATCGTGTCGAGATGGCCCCGGTCGGGCACCTCGAATGCCTCGACCAGGCCGGGGTGGACGTCCAGCTCCTCTCCCCGCGCCCCTTCCAGCTCATGCATTCGGAAGAGCCCAAGAAGCTCGTCCACTGGTATGTCGAATACGCAAACGACATCATCGCCCAGGAATGCGCGCTCTATCCCGAGCGCTTCTATGGCGTGGCCGGCCTGCCCCAGACCGGGGACAGCCCGATCACCGAGGCGCTGCCCGAGCTCGAGCGTTGCGTCAAGGACCACGGTTTCCGCGGCTGCCTGATCAACCCCGATCCCTTCGAGAACAACGGGCGCATGGCCCCGCCCATGGGCGACCGTTACTGGTATCCGCTCTACGAAAAGCTCTGCGAGCTCGACGTGGTCGGCCACATCCACTCGGCCAGCTCCCGCGCACCGGAGCGCGAGCCCTATTCGCTCCATTTCATCAACGAGGAGACCACCGCCGTCTATGGGCTGTGCAAGTCGACCGTCCTCGATGACTTCCCGGACCTCAAGATCCTGGTGAGCCATGGCGGCGGAGCCATCCCCTACCAGCTCGGCCGGTTCGACGCGACCACCGTGCCGCGCAACGGCATGCAGTCCTCGGGCGTGCGGTTCCGCGACCGGCT from the Youhaiella tibetensis genome contains:
- a CDS encoding Rieske (2Fe-2S) protein; this translates as MSAPDMTAGSREVVLGRHEDLKSRQRIVVDVDGTGVGVYFVGDEVRAYLNICPHMGGPVCQGKIMPRTLEQVAENGKSLGLGFSKDQLHIVCPWHGFEFDMMTGRHPINPNVRLKAIPVQVRDGQVVLTLEANPS
- a CDS encoding amidohydrolase family protein, with protein sequence MNETKIPNFRELGEITGSTDSRDVLSHATRQAAKNFDDYLIVDVDAHVSEDHFWSEIIDLIDNDVLRQIGQQQVKGFAGPNALLNISPGLSLQSVGGRIGHQGRREPVQDDSVHRFISTARRSMDAMGLDYQVVFPSAMLLLGMHPQDEIEVALAKAFNRWMIERILPIDTRMKGLLYLPFNTPEACEELVAQYGATEGIIGFTVCSTRNKPVHHDCYMRLYSMIQELGKPLAFHSGYHWGDPSFAQLNRFLSMHALSFTHYNQIHLTNWIVNAMPERFPKLDMLWVESGLAWIPFLMQRLDHEVMMRPSEAPGLKRLPSEYMRDMYYTSQPLERGNMKLLQTTMEAMNAETQLLYSSDWPHWDWDSPATIDSIPFLSEQAKRNILGLNAARLFKLDTTRRKPLAEDVLATRPKSAS
- a CDS encoding amidohydrolase family protein, translating into MKIIDCHAHMAVPHQLPAYKASILSHRGAHGRKAPPVSNEALEQAFNRVEMAPVGHLECLDQAGVDVQLLSPRPFQLMHSEEPKKLVHWYVEYANDIIAQECALYPERFYGVAGLPQTGDSPITEALPELERCVKDHGFRGCLINPDPFENNGRMAPPMGDRYWYPLYEKLCELDVVGHIHSASSRAPEREPYSLHFINEETTAVYGLCKSTVLDDFPDLKILVSHGGGAIPYQLGRFDATTVPRNGMQSSGVRFRDRLRKLYFDTVLYSRDAIELLVKVVGPSQCLYGAEMPGVGSSIDPETGETFDTIIPHIRGLDFLSEDERNAILGGNAARLFNIPA
- a CDS encoding FAD-dependent oxidoreductase, whose protein sequence is MTALRQTDVLIVGAGPVGLTLGMVLAQRGAAVTILETRHRGEPPNVKCNHVSARSMEILRRLGVAAAVRDAGLPADYPNDIAYRTSMLGKPITRIPIPCRRDRFTATGGPDTDWPTPEPPHRINQLFLEPILFEHAASMPGITVLNRTEYLSHRQSADGVTVTARDMESGVEFEIEAQYLAGCDGSRSQVRRDIGAKLVGDAVVQRVQSTYLRAPDLIDRLNDAPAWASFSLNPRRSGNVYAIDGRETWLVHNYLRDDEPDFDSVDRDWSIRQILGVDDDFAYEVLSNEDWYGRRLVADSFRSGRVFICGDAAHLWVPYAGYGMNAGIADAECLGWLLAARIAGWGGDAILDAYAAERQPITEQVSVFAMNHAHAMAKERRVIPADIEDDTAQGASARETFGRTLYDLNVQQYCCGGLNFGYYYDASPIIAYDGESQPAYSMAGFTPSTVPGCRTPHVWMAGHRSLYDAMGPDFTLLRLDPGRDASALLNAARLRGIPMQLLDVEPEDRELYGEAFVLSRPDRHVAWRGDACPQDPDALLDVLTGVAAR